Within the Thermostichus lividus PCC 6715 genome, the region GTGTGGAGTCTTGGGCTAGGGGTACAGGGTTGGCTCAGCGATGGTTTTGAGCAGTTACAAGCCACCGTGCTCAGCCCCCTCGTAGCGCCGTGGCCACCCTTGTGGCAGAGCATGGTGGTCGAGGGGCTGTATGGGGGCATCACCACCGTTGCGTCCTTTGTGCCTTTAGTAACAATTTTTTTTATTGCCATGGCCATCATTGAGGACAGTGGCTACCTAGCGCGAGCCGCGTACTTAATGGATGGTCTCATGGCGCGATTAGGACTAGATGGCCGCAGTTTTGTGCTCAGCCTCATGGGGTTTTGGCTGCAACGTCCCCGCCTTGATGGCCACGCGCGTCATCCGCTCACCGGGGCTGCGGCTGCTGACGATGCTGGTGATTCCCTTCTCCCTGTGCTCGGCACGGCTACAGGTGTTTGTCTTTCTCATTGCCTGTTTATTTCCCCCCCACTGGGGAGCGGTGGTGCTCCTGTCTCTGTACGGTTGGAGTGTTGTGGTTGCCCTGCTCACTGCCCTGTGCGCCCAAGGGTATTTTCCCAATACAGATCCATTTCTTTTGGAGTTGCCCCCCTATCGTTGGCCAACCTTGGCACAGGTGGGGTGGCGGGCATGGGGGGAGGTGCAGCATTTCTTGGCGCGCGCCAGTGGATTTATTATGGCGGGGGTACTGGTGGTGTGGGCACTCACCCATTTGCCCCTCAGTGCTGCTCCTGCCAGTGCCGAAACTTGGGCAGGTCAATTGGGTCTGGCTCTACAACCGCTGTTAGCTCCCGTGGGTATTACGCCACCGTTGACCATTGCCTTGATCGTGGGGTTCGTGGCCAAGGAGATTGTCATTGGTGCGTTGGCCGTCATTTACCAGTTACCTGGCAGTGAGCTACAGCAGGCGATCGCCCGAGATCTCACGCCCCTACAGGCCTATAGTTTTATGGTGTTTACGTTGCTTTATACCCCCTGCTTAAGTACGCTGGCGACCCTGTGGAGCGAGTCGAAG harbors:
- a CDS encoding nucleoside recognition domain-containing protein, which gives rise to MLVIPFSLCSARLQVFVFLIACLFPPHWGAVVLLSLYGWSVVVALLTALCAQGYFPNTDPFLLELPPYRWPTLAQVGWRAWGEVQHFLARASGFIMAGVLVVWALTHLPLSAAPASAETWAGQLGLALQPLLAPVGITPPLTIALIVGFVAKEIVIGALAVIYQLPGSELQQAIARDLTPLQAYSFMVFTLLYTPCLSTLATLWSESKQWRFTVFATVYALGIAWLVSGSVYQLGHWWGWG